A single genomic interval of Novosphingobium ginsenosidimutans harbors:
- a CDS encoding DUF1838 family protein, with amino-acid sequence MRAIKWMMTAAALAITASPALAAGKARMLDLDKPEDALEVAKRAQCGEADGKPAVYHWSGKFYSRVAGEPDRLLFKGEGMNIRTCVTVDDPKRGKGWRLISREIMLYLDPKTGEVVRKWTNPWTNEVVDVMHIANDPVNQRPQFAYGPDGAPYKFTGRREGRWIFAPFEAPLFYHNVLGGDYQDYIGGKYHAMEIFDFAYDAEEMLNTKNPTAYPIVSWVRISDWMPWMKMRGRQGQMVVNAMGNKLKSFDELPKVLKDEIALNYPTYTSPPPLDDQRPNETTWTVFKKWIAEKEGGKKPAPTAGH; translated from the coding sequence ATGCGGGCAATCAAGTGGATGATGACGGCAGCAGCGCTGGCGATAACGGCCAGCCCGGCCCTGGCAGCGGGCAAGGCCCGGATGCTGGATCTCGACAAGCCCGAAGACGCGTTGGAAGTGGCCAAGCGCGCCCAGTGCGGCGAGGCGGATGGCAAACCGGCGGTCTATCACTGGTCCGGCAAGTTTTATTCGCGCGTCGCCGGTGAGCCTGACCGCCTGCTGTTCAAGGGCGAAGGGATGAACATCCGCACCTGTGTGACCGTAGACGATCCCAAGCGCGGCAAGGGCTGGCGCCTGATCAGCCGCGAGATCATGCTCTATCTCGATCCCAAGACCGGCGAAGTGGTGCGCAAGTGGACCAATCCGTGGACCAATGAAGTGGTCGACGTGATGCACATCGCCAACGATCCGGTGAACCAGCGCCCGCAATTTGCCTATGGCCCCGATGGCGCGCCCTACAAGTTCACCGGCCGGCGCGAGGGCCGCTGGATCTTCGCCCCGTTCGAAGCGCCGCTGTTCTATCACAACGTGCTGGGCGGCGATTATCAGGACTATATCGGCGGCAAGTACCACGCGATGGAGATCTTCGACTTCGCCTATGACGCGGAGGAGATGCTCAACACCAAGAACCCCACCGCCTATCCGATCGTCTCCTGGGTCCGCATTTCCGACTGGATGCCATGGATGAAGATGCGCGGCCGCCAGGGCCAGATGGTGGTCAACGCCATGGGCAACAAGCTGAAGAGCTTCGATGAGCTGCCCAAGGTGCTGAAGGACGAGATCGCGCTGAACTATCCCACCTACACCTCGCCGCCGCCGCTTGATGACCAGCGGCCCAACGAGACCACCTGGACCGTGTTCAAGAAGTGGATCGCCGAGAAGGAAGGCGGCAAGAAGCCCGCGCCCACGGCCGGACACTGA
- a CDS encoding transketolase: protein MPKKDSRAELIRTLETIDQRLRWLSAWIIHNANHLRESRDGLKVGGHQASCASMTAIMSALYFHALRPQDKVAVKPHAGPVLHALHYLLGNQSLDQLKAFRGLGGAQSYPSRTKDKVPVDFSTGSVGLGVAITAFASLVQDYLIAHGQLPEGEAGRMIALMGDAELDEGNIYECLIEGYKHDIRNCWWIVDYNRQSLDSTTADRMFRRFDDIFETCGWRVITIKHGKLQREAFKRPGGRAIDQWIDDCPNAEYAALTYQGGAAWRERLNADLAGDKAALDLVASFDDDGLSRLMLNLGGHCIETLVDAFERAQDEVPTLFIAYTVKGYGLPFQGHKDNHAGLMNPTQMADYRASLGIAEGTEWEPFAGMGDNSAAALKAFLEPFRTKLTHPARTAPAIAVPDCLPVPEGAEQSTQAAFGRILLDLAKSGHPLADRIVTTSPDVTVSTNLGAFVNQRGLFRRQELKDVFAGAKIPSPQKWAGHEAGQHIELGIAENNLFLMLAALGLSAPLFGERLLPIGTVYDPFISRGLDALNYACYQDARFLLVATPSGLTLGPEGGAHQSINTPLIGMGQPGLTHYEPAFADELALFMHRAFAEIQAPHGGSTYLRLSTRVIDQQPRADAAWEADALAGGYWLRAPAPGSRAAIAFSGAIAPEAIAAWEQLADDLPGLGLLNVTSPDLLHRGWSAARAARWRGGRRERSHVETLLAPLAPDAGIVTLLDGSPAALSWLGGVRGQRISPLGIDRFGQTGDLPDLYRTYRLDADAVVEAMAELLLP from the coding sequence ATGCCCAAGAAAGATTCGCGTGCCGAACTGATCCGCACCCTGGAGACGATTGACCAGCGCCTGCGCTGGCTATCGGCCTGGATCATCCACAATGCCAACCACCTGCGCGAGAGCCGCGACGGGCTGAAAGTCGGCGGGCATCAGGCGAGCTGCGCCTCGATGACCGCGATCATGTCCGCGCTCTATTTCCACGCCCTCCGCCCGCAGGACAAGGTAGCGGTGAAGCCGCACGCCGGGCCGGTGCTCCATGCCCTGCACTACCTGCTCGGCAACCAGAGCCTGGATCAGCTCAAGGCCTTCCGCGGCCTTGGCGGGGCACAAAGCTATCCCAGCCGGACCAAGGACAAGGTGCCGGTGGACTTTTCGACCGGCTCGGTCGGCCTGGGGGTTGCCATCACCGCCTTTGCCAGCCTGGTCCAAGATTACCTGATCGCCCACGGCCAGCTGCCCGAGGGTGAGGCCGGGCGGATGATCGCGCTGATGGGTGATGCCGAGCTCGACGAAGGCAACATCTATGAGTGCCTGATTGAAGGCTACAAGCACGACATCCGCAATTGCTGGTGGATCGTCGATTACAACCGCCAGTCGCTCGACAGCACGACCGCCGACCGCATGTTCCGCCGCTTCGATGACATCTTTGAGACCTGCGGCTGGCGCGTGATCACGATCAAGCACGGCAAGCTGCAACGGGAAGCGTTCAAGCGCCCCGGCGGCAGGGCGATCGACCAGTGGATCGATGATTGCCCCAATGCAGAGTATGCCGCCCTCACCTATCAGGGTGGCGCCGCCTGGCGCGAGCGGCTCAATGCCGATCTGGCTGGCGACAAGGCCGCGCTCGATCTGGTCGCCAGCTTCGATGACGATGGGCTGTCGCGGCTGATGCTCAACCTGGGCGGACACTGCATCGAAACGCTGGTCGATGCCTTCGAGCGCGCCCAGGACGAGGTCCCGACGCTGTTCATCGCCTATACGGTCAAGGGCTATGGCCTGCCGTTCCAGGGCCACAAAGACAACCACGCCGGATTGATGAACCCCACCCAGATGGCCGACTATCGCGCCAGCCTGGGGATCGCCGAAGGAACCGAGTGGGAGCCCTTTGCTGGGATGGGTGACAATAGCGCGGCGGCGCTCAAAGCCTTCCTGGAACCCTTCCGCACCAAGCTGACGCACCCGGCCCGCACCGCCCCGGCGATTGCCGTGCCGGATTGCCTGCCGGTTCCGGAAGGGGCCGAGCAGTCGACCCAGGCCGCCTTTGGCCGGATCCTGCTTGATCTGGCCAAGTCGGGCCATCCGCTGGCGGACCGGATCGTCACCACTTCGCCCGACGTGACCGTTTCGACCAACCTTGGCGCCTTCGTGAACCAGCGCGGGCTGTTCCGGCGGCAGGAACTGAAGGACGTCTTCGCCGGTGCCAAGATCCCCAGCCCGCAGAAGTGGGCCGGGCACGAGGCCGGCCAGCATATCGAACTGGGCATTGCCGAGAACAACCTGTTCCTGATGCTCGCCGCGCTCGGCCTGTCTGCGCCCTTGTTTGGTGAGCGGCTGCTGCCGATCGGGACTGTCTATGACCCGTTCATTTCGCGCGGGCTCGATGCGCTGAACTATGCCTGTTACCAGGATGCGCGGTTCCTGCTGGTGGCGACACCGTCGGGGCTGACGCTGGGGCCGGAGGGCGGCGCACACCAGTCGATCAACACGCCGCTGATCGGCATGGGCCAGCCAGGGCTGACGCACTATGAACCCGCCTTTGCCGATGAACTGGCGCTGTTCATGCACCGCGCCTTTGCCGAGATTCAGGCGCCGCACGGCGGCTCGACCTATCTGCGGCTCTCAACCCGGGTGATCGACCAGCAGCCGCGCGCCGATGCCGCCTGGGAAGCCGACGCGCTGGCCGGCGGTTACTGGCTGCGCGCGCCCGCGCCCGGCTCGCGCGCCGCGATTGCGTTCTCAGGAGCCATCGCGCCCGAAGCCATCGCCGCCTGGGAGCAACTGGCGGATGATCTGCCGGGCTTGGGCCTGCTGAATGTCACTTCCCCCGACCTGCTTCATCGGGGCTGGTCGGCGGCGCGCGCTGCGCGGTGGCGGGGCGGCAGGCGCGAGCGGAGCCATGTCGAAACGCTGCTCGCCCCCCTGGCGCCCGATGCGGGGATCGTGACACTGCTAGATGGCTCCCCCGCAGCGCTATCATGGCTCGGCGGCGTGCGCGGGCAGCGGATCAGTCCGCTCGGCATCGACCGCTTCGGCCAGACTGGCGACCTGCCCGACCTCTACCGGACCTATCGGCTCGACGCCGATGCGGTGGTCGAGGCGATGGCGGAACTGCTTTTGCCCTGA